A region of Flavobacterium indicum GPTSA100-9 = DSM 17447 DNA encodes the following proteins:
- a CDS encoding KUP/HAK/KT family potassium transporter yields MEKNGHSLHKLSAAGLLVTLGIIYGDIGTSPLYVLNAIIGSHAIDADVIKGAISCIFWTLTLQTTVKYVILTLQADNNGEGGIFSLYALIRKAKIKWLLFPAIIGGSTLLADGIITPPISVSSAIEGLKTLNPEIETMPIVLVILTLLFAIQQFGTKFIGKFFGPVMLLWFGMLAVLGFIKMFENLDILSSLNPYYAYKLLSTKGGIVYLGAVFLCTTGAEALYSDLGHCGKQNIRISWIFVKLALILNYLGQGAWLINHEGSTLAEAGINNPFFGIMPQWFVPIGIGIATTAAVVASQALISGSFTLINEAIRLNFWPKVKIKYPTDLKGQIYIPSINWLLWAGCIFIVLYFEEAKYMEAAYGLAIVLTMLMTTTLLNYYMIIKRYNKFLILLVISTYVVIESAFLYSSLGKFHEGGFITLIIASILFSIMMVWYFARKIRNRYVVFEKLDNYLPVLEDLSKDLTVPKYATNLVYLTSADNRYEIESKILYSILNNQPKRADVYWFVHVHVVDEPYTMEYRVCEFIHDDVIRIDFRLGFRVAPKISAMFKMVVKDMVDKGEVDVISRYTSLHKNNIIGDFRFVMIEKFISYDNVLPFYEKLILDAYNVLKKMGLSEEKAFGLDPSSVTIETFPLMISESKKIKLRRID; encoded by the coding sequence ATGGAAAAAAATGGTCATTCACTGCATAAATTGTCTGCAGCTGGATTATTAGTTACACTTGGAATTATTTACGGAGATATTGGTACTTCTCCACTTTATGTACTAAATGCAATTATTGGTTCTCATGCTATAGATGCTGATGTGATTAAAGGTGCGATCTCTTGTATTTTCTGGACACTTACTTTACAAACAACCGTAAAATATGTTATTTTAACGCTACAAGCGGATAATAATGGAGAAGGTGGAATTTTTTCTCTTTATGCTTTAATCCGAAAAGCAAAAATAAAATGGTTGTTATTTCCTGCAATTATTGGTGGTAGTACGTTATTAGCGGATGGAATTATTACACCACCCATCTCGGTTTCTTCTGCTATTGAAGGATTGAAAACATTAAATCCAGAAATAGAAACAATGCCTATAGTTTTGGTAATTTTAACGTTATTGTTTGCTATTCAACAATTTGGGACTAAATTTATTGGTAAATTTTTTGGTCCAGTAATGTTGTTATGGTTTGGGATGTTAGCTGTTTTAGGATTTATTAAAATGTTTGAAAATTTAGATATTTTATCTTCTTTAAATCCTTATTATGCTTATAAATTATTATCAACAAAAGGAGGTATTGTTTATTTAGGTGCAGTATTTTTATGTACAACAGGTGCTGAAGCTTTATATTCTGATTTAGGACATTGTGGAAAACAAAACATAAGAATTAGCTGGATTTTTGTTAAATTAGCTTTAATCTTAAACTATTTAGGTCAAGGTGCATGGTTAATTAATCATGAAGGTAGTACTTTGGCGGAAGCAGGTATTAACAATCCATTTTTTGGTATTATGCCACAATGGTTTGTTCCAATAGGTATTGGTATTGCAACAACTGCTGCTGTTGTAGCTTCTCAGGCATTAATTAGTGGTTCATTTACATTAATAAATGAGGCAATTCGATTGAATTTTTGGCCAAAAGTTAAAATTAAATATCCTACTGATTTAAAAGGTCAAATTTATATTCCTTCTATTAACTGGTTGTTATGGGCTGGATGTATTTTTATCGTTTTATATTTTGAAGAAGCAAAATACATGGAGGCTGCTTATGGTTTAGCTATTGTTTTAACCATGTTAATGACAACTACTTTGTTGAATTATTACATGATAATTAAAAGGTATAATAAGTTTTTAATTTTATTGGTAATTTCAACTTATGTAGTAATTGAATCAGCATTCTTATATTCTAGTTTAGGTAAATTCCATGAAGGAGGTTTCATTACTTTGATAATTGCTTCCATCTTATTCTCTATTATGATGGTTTGGTATTTTGCTAGAAAAATTAGAAATCGTTATGTTGTTTTTGAGAAATTAGATAATTATTTACCTGTTCTGGAAGATTTAAGTAAAGATTTAACGGTTCCTAAATATGCAACTAATTTGGTATATTTAACAAGCGCAGATAATCGTTACGAAATTGAATCTAAAATTTTATATTCTATTTTAAATAACCAACCTAAACGTGCCGATGTGTATTGGTTTGTTCATGTTCATGTAGTTGATGAACCTTATACTATGGAATATAGAGTTTGTGAATTTATCCACGACGACGTTATTCGTATAGACTTTAGACTGGGATTTAGGGTGGCACCAAAAATAAGTGCTATGTTTAAAATGGTAGTTAAAGATATGGTTGATAAAGGTGAAGTAGATGTTATTAGTAGGTATACTTCATTACATAAAAATAACATAATTGGAGATTTTAGATTTGTTATGATTGAGAAATTTATCTCTTATGACAATGTATTGCCATTCTATGAAAAACTAATTTTAGATGCTTATAATGTATTGAAAAAAATGGGACTTTCAGAAGAAAAAGCATTTGGATTGGATCCAAGTTCGGTTACAATTGAGACTTTCCCATTAATGATTTCTGAAAGTAAAAAAATAAAATTAAGAAGAATAGACTAA
- a CDS encoding DUF779 domain-containing protein has translation MKRLSSTPKALEVVTMLEDKFGRLMFYQAGGCCEGTQPQCFEEGGFYLRTGDVCIGQIKDFKFWIDKDLFEYWKFSHFELDVVDGFGPGGFSLETPYGKTFKVNYTLFSPDELDQLEPISRFGED, from the coding sequence ATGAAAAGATTGAGTAGTACACCAAAGGCATTAGAAGTAGTAACTATGCTTGAAGATAAATTTGGAAGGTTGATGTTTTATCAAGCAGGAGGATGTTGTGAAGGTACGCAACCACAATGTTTTGAAGAGGGAGGTTTTTATTTAAGAACGGGAGATGTTTGTATCGGACAAATAAAAGATTTTAAATTTTGGATTGATAAAGATTTATTCGAGTATTGGAAATTTTCACATTTTGAATTAGATGTAGTCGACGGTTTTGGACCAGGTGGTTTTTCATTGGAAACCCCTTATGGAAAGACATTTAAAGTAAATTATACGTTGTTTTCTCCTGATGAATTAGACCAATTAGAGCCAATTTCTCGATTTGGAGAAGATTAA
- a CDS encoding AraC family transcriptional regulator, which yields MPNKALLFTPQLTHEKSLKTLVENRTIFSLNHCELNIFETYQESELVPLKFNDLVVTSMLRGKKVMHLFEDPSFDYLPGETVIVPQNTEMKIDFPEASKDNPTQCIALAIDNKIITDTLDFLNEKYPKVGKDNLWKLDHENYFFYNNVELASTINKLIKECMGSSLTKDVIADLTLQELIIRIIQTQTVKRFDTNHVIDSNSPITPSINFIRENIRESINLKDLSDKACMSTTSFYRYFKREMGMSPIEYILNEKIKYAKKLLSNPTIQINEVSYATGFEDCNYFIRIFKKYEGVTPKQYQLMNYTS from the coding sequence ATGCCTAATAAAGCACTCTTATTTACTCCACAATTAACTCATGAAAAATCACTAAAAACATTAGTTGAAAACAGAACCATTTTTTCATTAAATCATTGTGAACTTAATATTTTTGAAACGTATCAAGAATCTGAATTAGTTCCTTTAAAATTTAATGATTTAGTGGTTACAAGTATGTTGCGTGGTAAAAAAGTAATGCATTTATTTGAAGATCCAAGTTTTGACTATTTACCGGGAGAAACCGTAATTGTTCCTCAAAATACGGAAATGAAAATCGATTTTCCTGAAGCCTCAAAAGACAATCCTACTCAGTGTATTGCTTTAGCGATTGACAACAAAATTATAACAGATACCTTAGATTTTTTAAATGAAAAATACCCTAAAGTAGGGAAAGATAATCTTTGGAAATTAGACCATGAAAATTATTTTTTCTATAACAATGTTGAATTAGCTTCTACTATTAATAAATTGATTAAAGAATGTATGGGCAGTTCTTTAACGAAAGATGTTATTGCCGATTTAACACTTCAAGAATTAATTATTAGAATCATTCAAACACAAACCGTAAAACGATTTGACACTAACCATGTCATTGATTCTAACAGCCCCATAACACCATCTATTAATTTCATTAGAGAAAACATTAGAGAATCAATTAACCTAAAAGATTTAAGCGACAAAGCGTGTATGAGTACCACCTCCTTTTATCGTTATTTTAAACGTGAAATGGGTATGAGTCCAATAGAATATATTTTAAATGAAAAAATAAAATACGCTAAAAAATTATTGAGTAATCCAACTATTCAAATTAATGAAGTTTCGTATGCAACTGGATTTGAAGACTGCAATTATTTTATTCGAATTTTCAAAAAATACGAAGGTGTAACACCAAAACAATACCAATTAATGAATTACACGAGTTAA
- a CDS encoding proline iminopeptidase-family hydrolase yields the protein MKKIALLVLIAFGLQSCIKENNSTSTKDYFAQTSDSIQNGGVKVIPIQTPKGTFNVWTKRIGNNPKIKVLLLNGGPGATHEYFECFENYLPAEGIEFIYYDQLGCGNSDNPKDTAMWDLARYVEEVEQVRKALHLDNTNFYLLGHSWGGILAMEYALKYQDHMKGLVISNMMASCPEYGKYAEHVLAKQFNPEVLKEIRAIESKKDFSNPRYMELLTPHFYEKHVLRFPSKDWPEPVTRSFAKMNQSLYVTMQGPSEFGISGKLEKWDRKNDLKKIKIPTLSIGAKHDTMDPKHMEEIAKLVQKGTYLYCPKGSHMAFYDDQKTYFKGLLSFLKK from the coding sequence ATGAAAAAAATTGCTTTACTAGTACTTATAGCATTTGGTCTACAAAGTTGCATCAAAGAGAATAATTCAACTTCAACGAAAGACTATTTCGCGCAGACTTCGGATAGCATTCAAAATGGTGGTGTAAAAGTAATTCCTATTCAAACCCCTAAAGGAACTTTTAATGTTTGGACCAAACGAATTGGAAATAATCCAAAAATTAAAGTCTTACTTTTAAATGGTGGTCCAGGTGCTACACATGAATATTTTGAATGTTTTGAAAACTATTTACCGGCAGAAGGCATCGAATTTATTTATTATGACCAATTGGGTTGTGGTAATTCCGACAATCCAAAAGATACGGCTATGTGGGATTTAGCACGATATGTAGAAGAAGTGGAACAAGTTCGAAAAGCCTTACACTTAGATAATACTAACTTTTATTTATTAGGTCATTCTTGGGGTGGTATTTTAGCGATGGAATATGCCCTAAAATACCAAGACCATATGAAAGGATTGGTCATTTCAAATATGATGGCCAGTTGTCCTGAATATGGTAAGTATGCCGAACATGTTTTGGCAAAACAATTCAATCCAGAAGTTTTAAAAGAAATAAGAGCCATTGAATCGAAAAAAGATTTTTCTAATCCAAGATACATGGAATTATTAACTCCCCATTTTTATGAAAAACATGTTTTACGTTTTCCTTCAAAAGATTGGCCAGAACCCGTAACGCGTTCGTTTGCAAAAATGAATCAGTCTTTATATGTAACCATGCAAGGACCAAGTGAATTTGGAATTTCAGGAAAATTAGAAAAATGGGACCGTAAAAATGATTTGAAAAAAATTAAAATTCCGACATTAAGTATTGGAGCAAAACACGATACAATGGATCCAAAACACATGGAAGAAATAGCTAAATTAGTTCAAAAAGGAACCTATTTATATTGTCCAAAAGGTAGTCATATGGCTTTTTATGACGATCAGAAAACCTATTTTAAAGGATTACTTTCATTCTTGAAAAAATAA
- a CDS encoding bestrophin family protein gives MVQYNPKDWITFIFKFHKSDTFRQLLPMMFLIGIYSGAICYFEIHYFKLGETSPIKNISIMHTTVGFVLSLLLAYRTNTAYDRWWEGRKLWGSLVNNSRNLALKLTSILEHENDKNYFRKLIPSYASVLSKHLSNEEVSKMLFEGLDLEIDQTKHKPNQIAKMLFSKVNDLYKSNKITGDQLIIINSEIQSFTEVCGACERIKNTPIPYSYSAFIKKFIFFYIMTLPFSFVFSLGYYVIPVVVFIFYVLASLELIAEEIEDPFGGDENDLPTAKIASNIKKHVEEIL, from the coding sequence ATGGTACAATACAACCCAAAAGACTGGATAACATTCATTTTTAAATTTCATAAGTCAGATACTTTCCGACAATTATTACCAATGATGTTCTTAATTGGGATATATTCGGGCGCAATCTGTTATTTTGAAATACACTATTTTAAATTAGGAGAAACCAGTCCTATTAAGAATATTTCTATCATGCATACCACAGTAGGCTTTGTATTGTCTTTATTATTAGCTTACCGAACCAATACAGCTTATGACCGTTGGTGGGAAGGAAGAAAATTATGGGGAAGTTTAGTTAATAATAGCAGAAATCTAGCCCTAAAACTTACAAGTATTTTAGAACATGAAAATGATAAAAACTATTTTAGAAAATTAATTCCGAGTTATGCTTCTGTTCTTTCTAAACATTTATCGAATGAAGAAGTAAGTAAAATGCTTTTTGAAGGTTTAGACTTGGAAATTGATCAAACCAAACACAAACCCAATCAAATTGCAAAAATGTTATTTAGCAAGGTGAATGATTTGTATAAAAGTAATAAAATTACAGGAGACCAATTGATCATCATTAACTCTGAAATTCAATCATTTACTGAAGTATGTGGCGCCTGTGAACGCATAAAAAACACCCCTATTCCCTATTCTTATAGTGCATTCATTAAGAAATTCATTTTCTTTTACATTATGACGTTACCCTTTAGTTTTGTTTTTAGTTTAGGCTATTATGTAATACCTGTAGTAGTCTTTATTTTTTATGTCTTAGCCAGTTTAGAACTTATTGCAGAAGAAATTGAAGATCCTTTTGGTGGTGATGAAAATGATTTACCTACGGCCAAAATTGCTTCTAATATTAAGAAACATGTGGAAGAGATTTTGTAA
- the pheT gene encoding phenylalanine--tRNA ligase subunit beta: MRISYNWLKQFIKIDWKSEEVSALLTDLGLEVEAVEPFESVKGGLQGIVVGHVLTCEKHPDADKLKITTVDLGDGNAPVQIVCGASNVAAGQKVPVATIGTKLFDKDGNAFEIKKGKIRGQESHGMICAEDEIGLGDSHDGIMVLADDLAPGTPASKVFNIEVDEVFEIGLTPNRADAMSHMGVARDLRAGLIQSNFNTELITPSVSKFKVDKRTLKIDVKVEDSKLAPRYVGVTISGVNVKPSPNWLQNRLKAIGLTPKNNIVDVTNYVLHELGQPLHAFDANKIKGNKVIVKTVEAGTKFTTLDEVERTLHEEDLMICDESGPMCIAGVFGGLHSSVSESTTNVFLESAYFNPVSIRKTAKRHGLSTDASFRFERGIDPEITAYALKRAALLIQEVAGGEITSDIIDIYPKKMEDFNVFLTFDKVNKLIGEELKKETIKKILASLDIKVNSISDAGLGLVIPSYRVDVQREVDVIEEILRVYGYNSIKIPSKINASVANSSRTEEFKVQNIISNQLCALGFNEMMANSLTTSSYIGISEQVKEEETVAMLNPLSNDLSVMRQSMLFSSLEAVSYNINRRNTDLKLYEFGKTYHKIEGAFVEKKHLTLTITGNAQAENWNFTQKPSDFFLFKGYVMSVLSKLNLDKKVKTIPVTHDVFAEGIALAIGAEIIGEIGTIKKSVLKHFDVKQEVYFADLNWEAIQKYVSNKIKLTEIPKFPEVRRDLALLVDQNITFEQLYAISKQTEKSLLKEINLFDVYEGKNLPEGKKSYALSFILQDPSKTLTDTQIDKIMSKLQSNFESQLGALLRS, translated from the coding sequence ATGCGTATTTCATACAATTGGTTAAAACAATTTATTAAAATCGACTGGAAATCAGAAGAAGTATCAGCCTTATTAACAGATTTAGGTTTAGAAGTTGAAGCTGTTGAACCCTTTGAAAGTGTTAAAGGCGGTCTTCAAGGAATAGTTGTTGGTCATGTATTAACATGTGAAAAACATCCTGATGCAGATAAATTAAAAATTACAACTGTTGATTTAGGTGATGGTAATGCTCCTGTTCAAATTGTTTGTGGTGCAAGTAATGTAGCAGCGGGTCAAAAAGTACCTGTTGCCACTATTGGTACGAAATTATTTGACAAAGATGGCAACGCGTTTGAAATAAAAAAAGGAAAAATCAGAGGACAAGAAAGTCATGGAATGATTTGCGCCGAAGATGAAATAGGTCTAGGCGATAGTCATGACGGTATTATGGTACTAGCCGATGATTTAGCTCCTGGAACTCCAGCGAGTAAAGTTTTCAATATTGAAGTTGATGAAGTTTTTGAAATTGGCTTAACTCCCAATCGTGCTGATGCAATGAGTCATATGGGTGTTGCACGTGATTTAAGAGCAGGATTAATACAAAGTAATTTTAACACTGAATTAATCACACCATCTGTGAGCAAATTTAAGGTCGATAAAAGAACTTTAAAAATTGATGTAAAAGTTGAAGATTCTAAATTAGCTCCAAGATATGTAGGTGTAACTATTTCTGGTGTTAATGTAAAACCTTCTCCCAATTGGCTTCAAAATCGTTTAAAAGCAATTGGATTAACTCCAAAAAATAATATTGTAGACGTAACTAATTATGTATTACATGAATTAGGTCAGCCGTTACATGCATTTGATGCGAATAAAATTAAAGGAAATAAGGTTATAGTTAAGACTGTAGAAGCGGGTACTAAATTCACTACTTTAGATGAAGTTGAACGTACTTTACATGAAGAAGACTTGATGATTTGCGATGAATCTGGACCAATGTGTATTGCAGGTGTTTTTGGAGGACTGCATTCTAGTGTTTCTGAAAGCACTACAAATGTATTTTTAGAAAGTGCTTATTTTAATCCAGTATCTATTCGTAAAACTGCAAAAAGACATGGCTTAAGCACCGATGCTTCTTTCCGATTTGAAAGAGGAATTGATCCAGAAATTACTGCTTACGCCTTAAAAAGAGCTGCTCTATTAATTCAAGAAGTTGCGGGTGGAGAAATCACCTCTGACATCATTGATATTTATCCAAAGAAAATGGAAGATTTTAATGTGTTCTTAACTTTTGATAAAGTAAATAAATTAATTGGAGAAGAATTAAAAAAAGAAACAATTAAGAAAATATTAGCTTCTTTAGATATAAAAGTTAATAGTATTTCTGATGCAGGTTTGGGTTTAGTGATTCCATCTTACAGAGTAGACGTACAAAGAGAAGTAGATGTAATTGAGGAAATTTTACGTGTATATGGCTATAATAGCATTAAAATACCAAGTAAAATAAATGCTTCAGTAGCAAACTCTTCTAGGACAGAAGAATTTAAAGTACAAAATATCATTTCAAATCAATTGTGTGCTTTAGGATTTAATGAAATGATGGCTAATTCATTAACGACTTCATCTTACATCGGTATTTCTGAGCAAGTCAAAGAAGAGGAAACTGTTGCCATGTTAAACCCATTAAGTAACGATTTATCTGTTATGCGTCAATCGATGTTGTTTTCTTCATTAGAAGCGGTATCTTATAACATAAACAGAAGAAATACGGATTTAAAACTGTATGAATTTGGTAAAACGTATCATAAAATTGAAGGAGCGTTTGTTGAGAAAAAACACTTAACCCTTACAATTACTGGAAATGCACAAGCTGAAAATTGGAATTTTACGCAAAAACCAAGTGATTTCTTCTTATTCAAAGGCTATGTAATGAGTGTGTTATCTAAATTAAATTTGGATAAAAAAGTAAAAACAATTCCAGTTACTCACGACGTTTTTGCAGAAGGAATAGCTTTAGCAATCGGTGCCGAAATTATTGGTGAAATTGGTACAATTAAAAAATCAGTTTTAAAACATTTTGATGTAAAACAGGAAGTTTATTTTGCCGATTTGAATTGGGAAGCCATTCAAAAATACGTTTCAAATAAAATTAAATTAACCGAAATACCTAAATTTCCAGAAGTTAGAAGAGACTTAGCTTTGTTAGTTGATCAAAATATTACATTTGAACAATTATATGCTATTTCAAAACAAACGGAAAAATCGTTATTAAAAGAAATTAATTTATTTGATGTGTACGAAGGTAAAAACCTACCTGAAGGAAAAAAATCGTATGCCTTAAGTTTTATACTTCAAGACCCTTCAAAAACATTAACTGATACCCAAATTGATAAAATTATGAGTAAATTACAAAGTAATTTCGAATCGCAATTAGGTGCACTATTAAGAAGTTAA
- a CDS encoding aldehyde dehydrogenase family protein — protein sequence MSNLIQRPQLKDKYDNYINGKWVAPSTGQYFEVLSPVDGKLMAKAGHSAKLDIEMAVDAAYEAFKSWSQTSKTERSILLNKIADRIEANLEYIAAVETLDNGKAIRETMAADIPLAIDHFRYFASVIRAEEGSISELDKDTVSIIVHEPIGVVAQIIPWNFPILMAVWKLAPALAAGNCVVLKPAESTPISVMVLMELIEDLLPAGVINIVNGFGAELGRTLVTNPKVAKAAFTGSTATGRMVMQYATENIIPVTLELGGKSPNIFFPSVMDADDEFLDKALEGVALFALNQGEVCTCPSRLLIHESIYDKFIERVVERVKSIKTGNPFDPTVMMGAQASQIQKDKILSYIKLGKEEGAELLCGGDVNHLGGDLEGGYYIQPTLFKGHNKMRIFQEEIFGPVLAVTTFKTTEEAIAIANDTMYGLGAGVWTRDAHELYQVPRAIHAGRVWVNQYHAYPAGAPFGGYKQSGIGRENHKMMLDHYRQTKNMLISYNKNKLGFF from the coding sequence ATGAGTAATTTAATTCAACGTCCACAGCTAAAGGATAAATACGACAACTATATTAACGGTAAATGGGTTGCACCATCAACAGGTCAATATTTTGAAGTGTTGTCTCCAGTTGATGGAAAACTTATGGCAAAAGCAGGACATTCTGCAAAATTAGATATTGAAATGGCTGTAGATGCGGCTTATGAAGCATTTAAGTCTTGGAGTCAGACGTCAAAAACGGAGCGTAGTATTTTATTAAATAAAATTGCAGATCGAATTGAAGCAAATTTAGAATATATTGCAGCTGTAGAAACATTAGATAATGGGAAAGCTATTCGTGAAACAATGGCTGCTGACATTCCATTAGCGATTGATCATTTTAGGTATTTTGCAAGTGTGATTAGAGCTGAAGAAGGTTCTATAAGTGAATTAGATAAAGATACAGTTTCTATTATTGTACACGAACCTATCGGTGTTGTCGCTCAAATTATTCCTTGGAATTTTCCTATTTTAATGGCTGTTTGGAAATTAGCCCCAGCTTTAGCCGCTGGTAATTGTGTGGTATTAAAGCCAGCTGAAAGTACTCCAATCTCTGTTATGGTTTTAATGGAATTAATTGAAGATTTACTTCCGGCAGGAGTTATAAATATTGTGAATGGTTTCGGTGCAGAGTTAGGTAGAACTTTAGTCACGAATCCAAAAGTAGCGAAAGCCGCTTTTACAGGTTCAACGGCTACAGGAAGAATGGTTATGCAGTATGCTACTGAAAATATTATTCCGGTAACTTTAGAATTAGGCGGTAAATCACCAAATATTTTCTTTCCTTCAGTCATGGATGCGGATGACGAATTCTTAGACAAAGCCCTTGAAGGAGTTGCTTTATTTGCTTTAAATCAAGGTGAAGTTTGTACTTGTCCGTCTCGTTTATTAATTCATGAATCTATTTATGATAAATTTATTGAAAGAGTAGTTGAACGAGTTAAATCGATTAAAACAGGTAATCCATTTGATCCAACGGTAATGATGGGTGCACAAGCTTCTCAAATTCAAAAAGATAAAATTCTTTCATATATAAAATTAGGTAAAGAAGAAGGTGCGGAACTTTTATGTGGTGGTGATGTAAATCATTTAGGTGGTGATTTAGAAGGGGGTTACTACATTCAACCTACTTTATTCAAAGGACACAACAAGATGCGTATTTTCCAAGAAGAAATTTTTGGTCCAGTTTTAGCAGTTACTACTTTTAAAACTACAGAAGAAGCTATTGCAATTGCTAATGATACTATGTATGGTTTAGGTGCAGGCGTTTGGACGCGAGATGCACATGAATTGTACCAAGTTCCAAGAGCAATTCATGCCGGTAGAGTTTGGGTAAATCAATACCACGCTTATCCAGCAGGTGCTCCTTTTGGAGGATATAAACAATCGGGTATTGGAAGAGAAAATCATAAAATGATGTTAGATCATTACCGTCAAACAAAAAACATGTTGATTTCTTATAATAAAAATAAGTTAGGATTCTTTTAA